A DNA window from Leptolyngbya sp. CCY15150 contains the following coding sequences:
- a CDS encoding type I secretion C-terminal target domain-containing protein: MDDDRRLQITRGDRLIVTGRRDGDDMEFDAVRIRTSEGDRVLSTPSFGDDDWFDRDRLDDDDLMIGSNTRNRLVGTDDDDVLIGKGGNDVLTGGRDRDLFVFERVSDGRDRITDFSPREDAIDMRAMFNQPNYRSRNPLDDYLELRQFGAHTQVRIDPDGDLGNRPFQTLVILENTSSSNISTKNILT; the protein is encoded by the coding sequence TTGGATGATGATCGCCGATTACAAATCACTAGGGGCGATCGCCTCATTGTCACCGGTAGACGCGATGGTGATGACATGGAATTTGATGCTGTTCGTATCCGCACCAGCGAGGGCGATCGCGTCTTAAGCACTCCTAGTTTTGGCGATGATGACTGGTTTGATCGTGATCGATTGGATGATGATGATCTGATGATAGGGAGCAACACTAGAAATAGGCTAGTTGGCACCGACGATGATGATGTGCTGATTGGCAAAGGCGGCAACGATGTTCTGACGGGTGGAAGAGATCGTGATTTATTTGTCTTTGAGCGAGTGAGCGATGGGCGCGATCGCATCACGGACTTCTCCCCAAGAGAAGATGCTATAGACATGCGTGCAATGTTTAATCAACCTAACTATCGCAGCCGAAATCCTCTAGATGACTATCTTGAGCTTCGGCAGTTCGGTGCTCATACTCAAGTTCGCATTGATCCAGATGGTGATTTAGGAAACAGACCTTTTCAAACGTTGGTTATTCTTGAGAATACCTCGTCCAGCAACATATCCACAAAAAATATTTTGACCTAG